A single region of the Drosophila miranda strain MSH22 chromosome 2, D.miranda_PacBio2.1, whole genome shotgun sequence genome encodes:
- the LOC108154891 gene encoding uncharacterized protein LOC108154891 isoform X3, with translation MSSWYLEHVLTGKRVDLPNGKVTIGRNSACSIVLNYDYMSRRHVEITVSPKKVLVKCLNAANGVFVNGAVIKKKRNGVRVREGDLICLGCPVAEKVSSPAFSLKKGPVETGEIVTLSDSDDDSTPLPALKPVAEIPNVANDNAASTVADKQTDEGSPNTACSHRNLHLPMLPQVKPEWEKIKDIANIFGEADESIIGSVLEINPYLYNHLLKEKQAVPISRLQDGQIIELDGNENKPDDPPCPPPSLGDYDKHMAMSQEVRQEKEKTNKNGSPLSSTNDGDIILIIDSDDEDLHSKKLPDSSSPTCQFHMKPPTALSSLDCSDPKYSKPLCIDSRSDETDCTSSSKRSRSVRSDLSRSRCLAHNEEKAKQIKAPSMENAEPMEYSSMRKAGTTSVNIRSKENEPPPMPKEYPSKREINTRLRSRATSCYYPRPQDNPNLATRNLNGMDMRRIRGPEVIGAPSVPQYRDKLRGVSAVPKDDYNNNAPCKGKPKAKDMLDDETVSLGKLTEQKPAESTSEQSGSRKRKATTTVPRVRNANRFPH, from the exons ATGAGCTCTTGGTACTTGGAGCACGTATTAACTGGGAAGCGAGTGGACCTCCCAAATGGGAAAGTCACAATTGGCCGCAACTCGGCCTGCAGCATTGTTTTAAATTATGACTATATGTCGAGGCGGCATGTGGAGATTACTGTTAGTCCGAAAAAAGTCTTGGTCAAATGCTTG AATGCTGCGAATGGTGTATTTGTGAATGGCGCGGTCATTAAGAAGAAACGGAATGGCGTGCGTGTACGTGAAGGGGATTTAATCTGCCTGGGCTGTCCAGTTGCGGAGAAGGTTTCCAGCCCCGCCTTCAGCTTGAAAAAGGGGCCAGTCGAGACGGGGGAAATTGTGACATTAAGCGATTCGGACGACGACTCAACTCCTCTGCCGGCTCTAAAGCCTGTTGCTGAAATTCCCAATGTGGCAAACGATAATGCTGCCTCAACTGTTGCTGACAAACAGACGGATGAGGGGAGTCCAAACACAGCCTGTTCACATCGGAACCTCCATTTGCCAATGTTGCCACAAGTTAAACCGGAGTGGGAAAAGATAAAAGATATAGCAAACATCTTTGGGGAGGCGGATGAGTCCATTATAGGTAGTGTTCTGGAGATAAACCCGTATTTATACAATCATTTGTTGAAAGAAAAGCAAGCAGTACCAATCTCGAGGCTACAAGATGGTCAAATTATTGAGCTGGATGGGAATGAGAACAAACCGGATGATCCGCCCTGTCCTCCTCCGTCGTTGGGGGACTACGATAAGCACATGGCCATGTCCCAGGAGGTCCGTcaagagaaggagaagacaaaTAAAAATGGTTCGCCCTTGTCTTCGACTAATGACGGTGACATCATTCTGATCATTGACAGCGATGATGAAGACCTCCACAGCAAAAAACTACCCGACAGCTCGTCCCCGACTTGTCAATTTCATATGAAGCCACCAACGGCGCTCAGCAGTCTGGATTGCAGCGATCCCAAATACTCCAAGCCACTCTGCATTGATTCCCGCTCAGATGAGA CGGACTGCACATCGTCATCGAAACGCTCAAGGTCTGTGCGCAGCGATTTAAGCCGATCACGTTGTCTAGCCCATAATGAAGAAAAAG CTAAACAAATCAAAGCCCCTTCAATGGAGAATGCTGAGCCAATGGAATATTCTTCAATGAGGAAAGCTGGCACTACCTCAGTAAATATTAGGTCGAAAGAGAATGAGCCACCACCTATGCCAAAAGAATATCCCTCGAAAAGAGAGATCAATACTCGACTTCGCAGCCGTGCCACTTCGTGCTACTACCCAAGACCCCAAGACAATCCTAACTTGGCAACACGCAATCTCAACGGCATGGACATGAGGCGGATTAGGGGACCAGAAGTTATTGGGGCTCCCTCGGTGCCCCAGTATCGTGACAAACTGCGAGGCGTTTCGGCTGTGCCCAAAGATGATTATAATAACAATGCCCCATGCAAGGGGAAGCCCAAAGCGAAGGATATGTTAGATGACGAAACGGTGTCGCTCGGAAAACTGACTGAGCAGAAGCCGGCCGAGAGCACTTCCGAGCAGTCGGGCAgtaggaaaagaaaagcaacaaCCACTGTGCCAAGAGTAAGGAATGCCAATCGCTTTCCTCACTGA
- the LOC108154891 gene encoding uncharacterized protein LOC108154891 isoform X1 — protein sequence MSSWYLEHVLTGKRVDLPNGKVTIGRNSACSIVLNYDYMSRRHVEITVSPKKVLVKCLNAANGVFVNGAVIKKKRNGVRVREGDLICLGCPVAEKVSSPAFSLKKGPVETGEIVTLSDSDDDSTPLPALKPVAEIPNVANDNAASTVADKQTDEGSPNTACSHRNLHLPMLPQVKPEWEKIKDIANIFGEADESIIGSVLEINPYLYNHLLKEKQAVPISRLQDGQIIELDGNENKPDDPPCPPPSLGDYDKHMAMSQEVRQEKEKTNKNGSPLSSTNDGDIILIIDSDDEDLHSKKLPDSSSPTCQFHMKPPTALSSLDCSDPKYSKPLCIDSRSDETDCTSSSKRSRSVRSDLSRSRCLAHNEEKGISSLSKKSKIGKPGELIGIDISIEIDLLAKQIKAPSMENAEPMEYSSMRKAGTTSVNIRSKENEPPPMPKEYPSKREINTRLRSRATSCYYPRPQDNPNLATRNLNGMDMRRIRGPEVIGAPSVPQYRDKLRGVSAVPKDDYNNNAPCKGKPKAKDMLDDETVSLGKLTEQKPAESTSEQSGSRKRKATTTVPRVRNANRFPH from the exons ATGAGCTCTTGGTACTTGGAGCACGTATTAACTGGGAAGCGAGTGGACCTCCCAAATGGGAAAGTCACAATTGGCCGCAACTCGGCCTGCAGCATTGTTTTAAATTATGACTATATGTCGAGGCGGCATGTGGAGATTACTGTTAGTCCGAAAAAAGTCTTGGTCAAATGCTTG AATGCTGCGAATGGTGTATTTGTGAATGGCGCGGTCATTAAGAAGAAACGGAATGGCGTGCGTGTACGTGAAGGGGATTTAATCTGCCTGGGCTGTCCAGTTGCGGAGAAGGTTTCCAGCCCCGCCTTCAGCTTGAAAAAGGGGCCAGTCGAGACGGGGGAAATTGTGACATTAAGCGATTCGGACGACGACTCAACTCCTCTGCCGGCTCTAAAGCCTGTTGCTGAAATTCCCAATGTGGCAAACGATAATGCTGCCTCAACTGTTGCTGACAAACAGACGGATGAGGGGAGTCCAAACACAGCCTGTTCACATCGGAACCTCCATTTGCCAATGTTGCCACAAGTTAAACCGGAGTGGGAAAAGATAAAAGATATAGCAAACATCTTTGGGGAGGCGGATGAGTCCATTATAGGTAGTGTTCTGGAGATAAACCCGTATTTATACAATCATTTGTTGAAAGAAAAGCAAGCAGTACCAATCTCGAGGCTACAAGATGGTCAAATTATTGAGCTGGATGGGAATGAGAACAAACCGGATGATCCGCCCTGTCCTCCTCCGTCGTTGGGGGACTACGATAAGCACATGGCCATGTCCCAGGAGGTCCGTcaagagaaggagaagacaaaTAAAAATGGTTCGCCCTTGTCTTCGACTAATGACGGTGACATCATTCTGATCATTGACAGCGATGATGAAGACCTCCACAGCAAAAAACTACCCGACAGCTCGTCCCCGACTTGTCAATTTCATATGAAGCCACCAACGGCGCTCAGCAGTCTGGATTGCAGCGATCCCAAATACTCCAAGCCACTCTGCATTGATTCCCGCTCAGATGAGA CGGACTGCACATCGTCATCGAAACGCTCAAGGTCTGTGCGCAGCGATTTAAGCCGATCACGTTGTCTAGCCCATAATGAAGAAAAAGGTATCTCAAGCTTATCCAAGAAATCCAAAATTGGTAAGCCCGGAGAATTAATAGGTATAGATATTTCTATAGAGATCGATTTGCTAGCTAAACAAATCAAAGCCCCTTCAATGGAGAATGCTGAGCCAATGGAATATTCTTCAATGAGGAAAGCTGGCACTACCTCAGTAAATATTAGGTCGAAAGAGAATGAGCCACCACCTATGCCAAAAGAATATCCCTCGAAAAGAGAGATCAATACTCGACTTCGCAGCCGTGCCACTTCGTGCTACTACCCAAGACCCCAAGACAATCCTAACTTGGCAACACGCAATCTCAACGGCATGGACATGAGGCGGATTAGGGGACCAGAAGTTATTGGGGCTCCCTCGGTGCCCCAGTATCGTGACAAACTGCGAGGCGTTTCGGCTGTGCCCAAAGATGATTATAATAACAATGCCCCATGCAAGGGGAAGCCCAAAGCGAAGGATATGTTAGATGACGAAACGGTGTCGCTCGGAAAACTGACTGAGCAGAAGCCGGCCGAGAGCACTTCCGAGCAGTCGGGCAgtaggaaaagaaaagcaacaaCCACTGTGCCAAGAGTAAGGAATGCCAATCGCTTTCCTCACTGA
- the LOC117186976 gene encoding uncharacterized protein LOC117186976, which yields MLRRLLFKPRIARQTTVLQLYFQQSIMSLRLVLICLSFFVAVYAQPAPGAPQYPKETVPVDGTLLVPSADVNPADGAKPRTLLLLLPLLFPDQFY from the exons ATGCTAAGGCGTTTGCTATTTAAGCCCCGCATAGCCAGGCAGACAACAGTTCTTCAGCTTTACTTTCAACAGTCTATTATGTCTCTGCGTCTGGTTCTGATCTGCCTTTCTTTCTTCGTGGCGGTGTACGCCCAACCAGCTCCAGGAGCTCCACAATATCCCAAAGAGA CTGTACCAGTCGATGGGACTTTATTGGTCCCCTCTGCTGATGTAAATCCCGCAGATGGGGCTAAACCACGTACCCTTTTACTGCTTCTACCTCTGCTGTTTCCCGATCAGTTCTATTAA
- the LOC108154891 gene encoding uncharacterized protein LOC108154891 isoform X2: MSSWYLEHVLTGKRVDLPNGKVTIGRNSACSIVLNYDYMSRRHVEITVSPKKVLVKCLNAANGVFVNGAVIKKKRNGVRVREGDLICLGCPVAEKVSSPAFSLKKGPVETGEIVTLSDSDDDSTPLPALKPVAEIPNVANDNAASTVADKQTDEGSPNTACSHRNLHLPMLPQVKPEWEKIKDIANIFGEADESIIGSVLEINPYLYNHLLKEKQAVPISRLQDGQIIELDGNENKPDDPPCPPPSLGDYDKHMAMSQEVRQEKEKTNKNGSPLSSTNDGDIILIIDSDDEDLHSKKLPDSSSPTCQFHMKPPTALSSLDCSDPKYSKPLCIDSRSDETDCTSSSKRSRSVRSDLSRSRCLAHNEEKGISSLSKKSKIAKQIKAPSMENAEPMEYSSMRKAGTTSVNIRSKENEPPPMPKEYPSKREINTRLRSRATSCYYPRPQDNPNLATRNLNGMDMRRIRGPEVIGAPSVPQYRDKLRGVSAVPKDDYNNNAPCKGKPKAKDMLDDETVSLGKLTEQKPAESTSEQSGSRKRKATTTVPRVRNANRFPH; the protein is encoded by the exons ATGAGCTCTTGGTACTTGGAGCACGTATTAACTGGGAAGCGAGTGGACCTCCCAAATGGGAAAGTCACAATTGGCCGCAACTCGGCCTGCAGCATTGTTTTAAATTATGACTATATGTCGAGGCGGCATGTGGAGATTACTGTTAGTCCGAAAAAAGTCTTGGTCAAATGCTTG AATGCTGCGAATGGTGTATTTGTGAATGGCGCGGTCATTAAGAAGAAACGGAATGGCGTGCGTGTACGTGAAGGGGATTTAATCTGCCTGGGCTGTCCAGTTGCGGAGAAGGTTTCCAGCCCCGCCTTCAGCTTGAAAAAGGGGCCAGTCGAGACGGGGGAAATTGTGACATTAAGCGATTCGGACGACGACTCAACTCCTCTGCCGGCTCTAAAGCCTGTTGCTGAAATTCCCAATGTGGCAAACGATAATGCTGCCTCAACTGTTGCTGACAAACAGACGGATGAGGGGAGTCCAAACACAGCCTGTTCACATCGGAACCTCCATTTGCCAATGTTGCCACAAGTTAAACCGGAGTGGGAAAAGATAAAAGATATAGCAAACATCTTTGGGGAGGCGGATGAGTCCATTATAGGTAGTGTTCTGGAGATAAACCCGTATTTATACAATCATTTGTTGAAAGAAAAGCAAGCAGTACCAATCTCGAGGCTACAAGATGGTCAAATTATTGAGCTGGATGGGAATGAGAACAAACCGGATGATCCGCCCTGTCCTCCTCCGTCGTTGGGGGACTACGATAAGCACATGGCCATGTCCCAGGAGGTCCGTcaagagaaggagaagacaaaTAAAAATGGTTCGCCCTTGTCTTCGACTAATGACGGTGACATCATTCTGATCATTGACAGCGATGATGAAGACCTCCACAGCAAAAAACTACCCGACAGCTCGTCCCCGACTTGTCAATTTCATATGAAGCCACCAACGGCGCTCAGCAGTCTGGATTGCAGCGATCCCAAATACTCCAAGCCACTCTGCATTGATTCCCGCTCAGATGAGA CGGACTGCACATCGTCATCGAAACGCTCAAGGTCTGTGCGCAGCGATTTAAGCCGATCACGTTGTCTAGCCCATAATGAAGAAAAAGGTATCTCAAGCTTATCCAAGAAATCCAAAATTG CTAAACAAATCAAAGCCCCTTCAATGGAGAATGCTGAGCCAATGGAATATTCTTCAATGAGGAAAGCTGGCACTACCTCAGTAAATATTAGGTCGAAAGAGAATGAGCCACCACCTATGCCAAAAGAATATCCCTCGAAAAGAGAGATCAATACTCGACTTCGCAGCCGTGCCACTTCGTGCTACTACCCAAGACCCCAAGACAATCCTAACTTGGCAACACGCAATCTCAACGGCATGGACATGAGGCGGATTAGGGGACCAGAAGTTATTGGGGCTCCCTCGGTGCCCCAGTATCGTGACAAACTGCGAGGCGTTTCGGCTGTGCCCAAAGATGATTATAATAACAATGCCCCATGCAAGGGGAAGCCCAAAGCGAAGGATATGTTAGATGACGAAACGGTGTCGCTCGGAAAACTGACTGAGCAGAAGCCGGCCGAGAGCACTTCCGAGCAGTCGGGCAgtaggaaaagaaaagcaacaaCCACTGTGCCAAGAGTAAGGAATGCCAATCGCTTTCCTCACTGA